In one window of Dokdonia sp. PRO95 DNA:
- a CDS encoding AsmA-like C-terminal region-containing protein produces the protein MKKIFKIIGIVVLVLVIVLAASPFLFRGKLEDLLKETINNNLNAQVEWSSLDLSLFRSFPDATVIVNEFTVINNAPFAGDTLASGKEIRIEMGVTQLFKNTADEPIAIEALSLLEANVHVQVDSLGNANYDIVKETPTTETTTEESSEPFVFNLQEYSLVDSKIIYDDRSTQTHLELTEVNHTGSGDFSAIESELDTKTHAVVSFDYGGTHYLDGHDLDLEAVIQMELEKQKYTFKENLAKINELPLEFNGFIELLEDGNLMDLSFKTPSSDFKNFLALIPKEYRANLDGVETSGDFRVSGIIKGKTTETNIPNLDIEIVSNNASFKYPDLPKRMNNINIDVKIKNDTGITELTYIEINDLRFKIDQDTFTAKGTLKNLMGNMLVNLDLDGALDLGNIDKVYPLNLDQPLQGRLVADVVTSFDMNAVEKQQYQNIKSSGNATLSDFTYSTPELPNPIAIQNADVSFKTGNIALNSFAATSGTSDINATGSIENLIPFVMSKEDLKGRFDVTSKVFNLDDFATSTATTTGTSPASTGESDTAVQIPDFLDASVNFNAAKVIYDGLELSNTKGSVTIANEQASLSNLNSGIFGGAAGLSGSVTTRDGAPTFNMTVDLSSIDIDRSFKELEMLQGLAPIAKALQGALNTKIQLQGQLDDNFSPILSTISGDAFAEILTADVDADKMPLLNLLSQKLDFINLDDLKLDKLKTSLTFNDGQVAVKPFDFNIKGINVQVSGGHSFTNEMNYTLNLDLPAKYLGGDVSGLLSKLTDAEKENIHIDVPVSLSGNFTAPKVDLNLKAATTALTNQIIEIQKQRAKDKVEDKLTDVLGGLLGGNKTTPNTTATDSTTTDTQTPQNTTTTPKAEDAIKDVATGILGGLFGKKKTTKETVKDTVN, from the coding sequence ATGAAAAAGATATTTAAAATTATAGGCATAGTAGTTCTTGTACTTGTTATCGTGCTGGCTGCTTCTCCATTTTTGTTTAGAGGAAAACTAGAAGACCTCCTCAAGGAAACCATAAACAATAACCTCAACGCTCAAGTAGAATGGTCTTCTCTGGATTTAAGCCTCTTTAGGAGCTTTCCTGATGCTACGGTTATTGTAAATGAATTTACGGTAATAAACAACGCACCATTTGCTGGTGACACACTTGCTAGTGGTAAAGAAATACGCATTGAGATGGGCGTTACCCAACTCTTTAAGAATACTGCAGATGAGCCTATTGCTATAGAGGCACTATCACTTCTAGAAGCAAACGTACACGTGCAAGTAGACTCCTTAGGTAATGCAAATTATGATATTGTAAAAGAGACACCGACTACAGAGACTACTACTGAGGAGAGCTCAGAACCTTTTGTTTTTAACTTACAAGAGTACAGCCTCGTAGACTCAAAAATAATTTATGACGATCGCTCTACACAAACCCACTTAGAACTTACAGAGGTAAACCATACTGGTTCTGGAGATTTTTCGGCTATTGAGAGTGAACTTGATACAAAGACCCACGCTGTAGTATCTTTTGATTATGGCGGCACACATTACTTAGACGGGCACGACCTAGACCTCGAGGCTGTAATCCAAATGGAGCTAGAAAAACAGAAATATACTTTTAAGGAAAACCTAGCCAAAATAAACGAACTCCCACTAGAGTTTAATGGTTTCATAGAGCTTCTAGAAGATGGTAATCTTATGGACTTATCGTTCAAAACGCCTTCATCAGATTTCAAGAACTTTCTAGCTCTAATCCCTAAAGAATATAGAGCAAATCTCGATGGGGTGGAAACGAGTGGCGATTTTCGCGTAAGCGGAATTATAAAAGGGAAAACAACGGAGACTAACATCCCAAATCTTGATATTGAGATTGTGTCTAACAATGCTTCTTTTAAGTATCCTGATCTCCCTAAAAGAATGAACAACATCAATATAGATGTAAAGATTAAAAATGATACTGGCATTACAGAACTTACTTATATCGAGATAAACGACTTACGTTTTAAGATTGACCAGGACACCTTTACGGCAAAGGGAACACTTAAAAACTTGATGGGTAATATGCTTGTTAATCTTGACCTAGATGGTGCGCTAGACTTAGGTAACATTGACAAGGTGTATCCTCTTAACCTAGACCAGCCGCTTCAAGGTAGACTGGTTGCAGATGTGGTGACGAGTTTTGATATGAACGCTGTCGAGAAGCAACAGTATCAAAATATAAAAAGCTCTGGTAATGCTACACTTAGTGACTTCACTTATAGCACTCCAGAACTGCCTAATCCCATTGCTATACAAAATGCAGATGTGAGTTTTAAAACCGGTAATATTGCACTTAACTCATTTGCCGCAACAAGTGGAACTTCAGACATAAATGCAACGGGATCTATAGAAAACCTCATCCCTTTTGTAATGTCTAAGGAAGATTTAAAAGGGCGTTTTGACGTGACCTCAAAGGTGTTTAATCTAGATGATTTTGCAACCAGCACAGCAACTACAACAGGCACTTCACCAGCCAGTACAGGCGAGAGTGATACCGCTGTACAAATTCCAGATTTTCTAGATGCCTCTGTAAACTTTAATGCCGCAAAGGTAATTTATGATGGGCTAGAACTTAGTAATACAAAGGGTAGCGTGACCATTGCAAATGAGCAGGCATCATTAAGCAATCTTAACTCTGGCATCTTTGGCGGTGCGGCAGGACTCTCTGGATCTGTCACCACACGTGATGGTGCTCCTACTTTTAATATGACTGTAGACTTGAGCAGTATAGACATAGACCGCTCATTTAAGGAACTAGAGATGCTGCAAGGACTTGCTCCTATTGCAAAGGCACTACAAGGCGCGCTCAATACCAAAATACAATTGCAGGGACAGCTGGATGACAACTTCAGCCCTATACTTAGCACCATTTCTGGAGATGCCTTTGCAGAGATTTTGACCGCAGATGTAGATGCAGATAAAATGCCGCTTCTTAATCTCCTATCGCAAAAACTTGATTTTATAAATCTTGACGACCTGAAACTAGACAAGCTCAAAACAAGCCTTACATTTAATGATGGTCAGGTGGCTGTAAAGCCTTTTGATTTTAACATAAAAGGAATTAATGTACAAGTAAGCGGTGGACATAGCTTTACAAATGAGATGAACTACACCCTCAACCTTGATCTCCCTGCAAAATATCTAGGCGGAGACGTGAGCGGATTACTCTCAAAACTTACAGATGCCGAAAAAGAGAACATCCATATAGACGTTCCTGTTTCCCTTTCGGGAAATTTTACTGCGCCTAAGGTAGACCTTAACTTAAAAGCAGCTACAACAGCGCTTACTAACCAGATTATAGAGATCCAAAAGCAACGCGCAAAAGACAAAGTGGAAGATAAACTTACTGATGTATTAGGAGGTCTTTTAGGTGGAAACAAAACAACACCAAACACTACTGCGACAGATAGCACAACGACTGACACACAGACTCCTCAAAACACCACCACAACCCCAAAAGCCGAAGATGCCATTAAAGATGTTGCCACGGGAATATTAGGTGGTCTCTTTGGGAAAAAGAAAACAACAAAAGAAACAGTGAAGGATACGGTTAATTAA
- the folK gene encoding 2-amino-4-hydroxy-6-hydroxymethyldihydropteridine diphosphokinase, producing the protein MHTIYLSLGSNQGNTYEALNNAIQLLFERVGRVRKISPVYQSPAWGFEGADFHNCAVKMETSLSASKLLDATQAIEKLLGRDKTEGEGYQSRYIDIDILLYDDVVKQTERLTIPHEHMLKRRFVLQPLVDISAEDVAPVFNKSFTELLENCEDDSTLTKQAKWLKKPQDSIDLGGYNYIAIEGNIGAGKTSLATMISEEFNAKLILERFKDNAFLPKFYKDPDRFAFPLEMSFLADRYQQLLDDIGQFDLFKDFMCADYDRYKSLIFAQVTLQEEEYVLYKRLHEMMYKDMPQPDLYVYLYQNTERLLKNIKKRGRSYEKSIAPEYLEKINQGYLDFIKGQHNLNVKIIDISDLDFVKNREDFLKVINSFTA; encoded by the coding sequence TTGCATACTATATACTTATCATTAGGCAGTAATCAAGGTAATACGTACGAGGCACTCAATAATGCAATTCAATTGCTTTTTGAGCGTGTAGGTCGTGTGCGCAAAATCTCACCAGTGTATCAAAGCCCAGCTTGGGGTTTTGAGGGAGCAGATTTTCATAACTGTGCTGTAAAGATGGAAACATCACTATCTGCAAGTAAGCTCTTAGATGCAACGCAAGCTATAGAAAAGTTATTAGGTAGAGATAAAACAGAAGGAGAAGGATATCAATCACGATATATCGATATAGACATATTACTATATGACGATGTTGTTAAGCAAACAGAGCGGTTAACCATACCGCACGAGCATATGCTCAAGCGTCGTTTTGTATTGCAGCCGCTCGTAGATATAAGTGCAGAAGATGTAGCTCCTGTTTTTAATAAGTCTTTTACAGAGCTGCTAGAAAACTGTGAAGATGATAGCACATTAACAAAGCAAGCAAAGTGGCTCAAGAAGCCACAAGACAGTATAGATCTAGGTGGTTACAATTATATAGCGATAGAAGGTAATATAGGCGCTGGTAAAACAAGTCTCGCTACAATGATCTCTGAGGAGTTTAATGCAAAGCTCATTTTAGAGCGATTTAAAGACAATGCATTTTTACCTAAATTTTACAAAGACCCAGATAGGTTTGCCTTCCCTCTAGAAATGTCTTTTCTAGCAGATCGCTATCAGCAATTGCTTGATGATATTGGTCAGTTTGATTTGTTTAAAGACTTTATGTGTGCAGATTATGACAGGTATAAATCGCTCATCTTTGCACAAGTTACATTACAAGAAGAAGAGTATGTGCTGTACAAGCGTCTCCACGAGATGATGTATAAAGATATGCCACAACCAGACTTGTATGTGTATTTATATCAAAACACGGAGCGTTTGCTTAAAAATATAAAGAAGCGTGGCCGTAGTTATGAGAAAAGTATTGCTCCAGAGTACCTAGAAAAAATCAATCAAGGGTATCTAGATTTTATAAAGGGACAGCATAATCTTAATGTAAAGATTATAGACATCTCAGATCTTGATTTTGTTAAAAACCGTGAAGACTTTTTGAAGGTGATTAACTCTTTTACTGCTTAG
- a CDS encoding patatin-like phospholipase family protein: MRALVISGGGSKGAFGGGVAQYLMQEMGKDYDMLVGTSTGSLLVPHLALQNIEKIKEVYTSVNQNAIFNVCPFVIKKDKWGEQTIAIDHWSVLRNFLKGSKTFGESKKLRKLIEKTFTRENYEQLQASGKEVLVTVSNLSLHKTEYKSSKEETYEDFCDWVWMSCNYIPFMSLASKNGCEYADGGFGALVPIKEAVERGATEIDVIILETEVTYYNNLPSTNVFSLLSNLHGFMMDRIEKQNITIGKYAANQKEAIINFYYTPTVLTTNSLIFNKEKMKIWWKSGFDYAKYKNEELNEIKVDDEG, from the coding sequence ATGCGAGCATTAGTCATTTCAGGAGGAGGAAGTAAAGGCGCTTTTGGCGGCGGTGTTGCTCAGTACCTTATGCAAGAAATGGGAAAGGACTATGATATGCTTGTAGGCACCTCTACAGGAAGTCTATTAGTGCCTCATCTTGCTCTTCAAAATATCGAAAAGATAAAAGAGGTATACACCTCTGTAAATCAAAATGCTATTTTTAATGTTTGTCCTTTTGTAATTAAAAAAGACAAATGGGGTGAGCAAACTATTGCTATTGATCACTGGAGCGTACTGCGCAATTTTTTAAAAGGCTCTAAAACCTTTGGGGAAAGTAAGAAGCTACGCAAGCTTATAGAAAAAACCTTTACGCGTGAAAATTATGAACAGCTACAGGCTAGTGGTAAAGAAGTACTAGTCACAGTTTCTAATCTCTCACTTCATAAAACGGAATATAAATCCAGTAAGGAAGAGACCTACGAAGATTTTTGTGACTGGGTATGGATGTCGTGCAATTATATCCCTTTTATGAGTCTTGCGTCAAAAAATGGATGCGAGTATGCAGATGGAGGTTTTGGCGCGCTTGTGCCTATTAAAGAAGCTGTAGAGCGTGGCGCAACAGAGATAGATGTAATCATATTAGAAACAGAAGTTACTTATTATAACAATCTCCCTTCTACTAACGTGTTCTCCCTGTTGAGCAATCTACACGGCTTTATGATGGACCGAATCGAAAAGCAAAATATCACCATAGGTAAATATGCAGCCAATCAAAAAGAGGCGATAATTAACTTCTATTATACACCTACAGTGCTCACTACAAATTCGCTCATTTTTAATAAAGAAAAAATGAAAATCTGGTGGAAGAGTGGTTTCGACTATGCCAAGTATAAAAACGAAGAGCTCAACGAGATTAAGGTAGATGATGAGGGGTAG
- a CDS encoding CotH kinase family protein yields MKYFLFILLAAVSLSSCAQTTWHSEQLAIDDSLQIAVIQIPENRKLSQTEVFSLGNNSYTLTLHSTDSIYSTTHTLKLNNNTYKAYITSLPLITINASQEIVNEPKRMSRIGYADEEITFTSYAGIELRGSSSLVFKKKTYDLNFYKDSLGFENQDYKLAGMRSDDDWILDGLYNEPLRMRSFISLNLWNDIYTPHYLDEEPKAKAGATAAYSEVFLNGRYKGLFLLQEQVDRKLVKIKKNKGDTVRGEIFQGARYLGASSFDSIPPAKNFLASWGGYDIKYPSPTNAPWDNVYPFTNFVVNSDDDAFAKAISKQFVLDNAIDYFLYINALRAPDNLGKNLYLIRYDAGAPYFYAPWDLDGTLGTIYSGKRINTTNDFLSNGLLRRLIATDADDFIARFQARWLTLRQGVLSEEQLLKKQMHTYKLLKEQQVYEREALVWDTFIFEEEGITYMQEWTKKRLAFLDKYISDLK; encoded by the coding sequence GTGAAGTACTTTCTATTTATTTTATTAGCCGCAGTAAGCCTCTCTAGCTGTGCTCAAACTACCTGGCATAGTGAGCAACTTGCTATAGATGACTCGTTACAGATTGCCGTCATACAAATACCAGAAAATAGAAAGCTATCACAAACAGAGGTTTTCTCACTGGGTAATAATTCATACACGCTTACCCTACATAGCACAGACTCTATTTACAGCACAACTCATACCCTCAAGCTTAATAACAACACCTATAAAGCTTACATAACATCCCTACCGCTTATTACTATAAACGCCTCGCAAGAAATTGTAAATGAGCCTAAACGTATGAGTCGCATTGGGTATGCAGATGAGGAAATCACATTTACAAGTTATGCCGGTATTGAGCTACGAGGTAGTAGTTCGCTTGTTTTTAAGAAGAAAACCTATGACCTCAACTTTTACAAAGACAGTCTAGGTTTTGAAAACCAAGACTACAAGCTAGCCGGAATGCGCTCTGATGATGACTGGATTCTGGATGGACTTTATAACGAGCCCTTACGTATGCGCTCTTTTATCTCACTTAATCTCTGGAATGATATCTACACACCACATTATCTAGATGAAGAACCTAAGGCAAAGGCTGGTGCAACGGCCGCTTATAGTGAGGTGTTTTTAAATGGTCGCTACAAAGGTCTTTTCTTACTTCAGGAGCAGGTAGATCGCAAGCTAGTTAAAATAAAGAAAAACAAGGGTGATACCGTGCGCGGTGAGATCTTTCAAGGGGCACGCTACCTAGGTGCCAGTTCCTTTGACTCTATACCTCCTGCAAAGAATTTTTTAGCCAGTTGGGGTGGTTATGACATAAAGTACCCATCGCCTACTAACGCGCCTTGGGACAATGTATATCCTTTTACAAACTTTGTGGTTAATAGTGATGATGACGCTTTCGCGAAAGCGATATCAAAACAATTTGTACTTGATAATGCTATAGACTACTTCTTATATATAAATGCCCTACGAGCACCAGATAATCTAGGAAAAAACCTCTACCTAATACGTTATGATGCAGGAGCGCCCTATTTTTATGCTCCTTGGGATCTGGACGGAACACTAGGCACCATCTACAGCGGAAAGCGTATTAATACCACAAACGACTTTTTAAGCAACGGACTATTAAGAAGGCTTATCGCCACAGATGCAGATGATTTTATTGCACGTTTTCAAGCGCGATGGCTCACCTTACGACAAGGAGTTTTAAGCGAAGAGCAGTTGCTCAAAAAACAAATGCATACCTATAAGCTACTAAAAGAGCAGCAAGTATACGAGAGAGAAGCGCTCGTATGGGACACGTTTATTTTTGAAGAAGAAGGCATTACGTATATGCAAGAATGGACAAAAAAGCGACTTGCCTTTTTGGACAAATACATTAGTGATTTAAAATAA
- a CDS encoding queuosine precursor transporter — translation MNQISSHLNSKDLQLAYRIYFTLGALFICALVVSNLIFQKFFSWDFFGIYTFEISVGILPYPITFLITDIVSEIYGRKKANQMVTAGIFASLFSLLIVYVAKVVPATSWSPVSDSLFTTVFGATALAVFASMMAYLLAQYVDIHIYHFWKRVTKGKHLWLRNNFSTFLSQFIDTASVLLLLCAFGLIEWNLFGGLLLGGFLFKILVAAFDTPFLYLGVWLFKKRFNLEEGEEIKLPI, via the coding sequence ATGAATCAAATCTCTAGTCACTTAAATTCAAAGGACTTACAACTAGCCTATCGCATCTATTTTACACTAGGTGCTCTTTTTATATGTGCCCTGGTGGTATCTAACCTTATATTTCAAAAATTCTTTAGCTGGGACTTTTTTGGCATTTATACTTTTGAGATTTCTGTAGGGATACTTCCTTACCCTATCACCTTTCTTATTACCGATATTGTAAGTGAGATTTACGGAAGAAAAAAAGCAAACCAGATGGTCACTGCTGGCATTTTTGCTTCTCTATTTTCGTTACTCATCGTTTATGTGGCAAAAGTAGTTCCTGCTACTAGCTGGTCGCCTGTAAGTGATAGTCTCTTTACCACCGTATTTGGCGCTACGGCGCTGGCGGTTTTTGCAAGTATGATGGCATACTTACTTGCGCAATATGTTGATATACACATTTATCATTTTTGGAAACGAGTAACCAAGGGCAAACACCTCTGGCTCAGAAATAACTTCTCCACCTTTTTATCACAATTTATAGATACGGCAAGTGTGCTTTTGCTCTTGTGCGCTTTTGGACTAATAGAATGGAATTTATTCGGCGGACTATTATTAGGTGGATTCTTATTTAAAATTCTCGTAGCGGCATTCGACACACCGTTCCTTTATCTAGGTGTATGGTTATTTAAGAAACGTTTTAACCTTGAAGAAGGAGAAGAAATTAAGCTCCCTATATAA
- a CDS encoding polyprenyl synthetase family protein, with the protein MHSIPEYTSIFLEYLNKHALEKEPKNLYEPINYILQLGGKRLRPVLTLMACELFEKDYKDALDAALAVEIFHNFSLVHDDIMDDAPLRRGEETVHEKWDINTGILSGDAMLIRAYQLFENYEGATFKELAKLFSKTAIEVCEGQQYDVDFETRDDVTIPEYMKMIEYKTAVLVGAALKMGAIVAGASKSCQEGIYNYGRDLGLAFQLQDDYLDAFGDPESFGKQVGGDIIENKKTFLYLTALANSNKDDAQQLEHFFSISPADPTDKIETVKQQFLDSGAAKATEEEIAKYTQKAFTALDNVDISEDKKETLRLFGQGLMKRTY; encoded by the coding sequence ATGCACAGCATACCAGAATACACATCTATATTTTTAGAATATCTCAACAAGCACGCGCTAGAGAAGGAACCTAAAAATCTTTATGAGCCTATTAATTACATCTTACAACTAGGTGGTAAAAGATTGCGTCCAGTACTTACACTTATGGCGTGTGAGCTTTTTGAAAAAGACTATAAAGATGCACTAGATGCAGCGCTGGCAGTAGAGATTTTTCATAACTTCTCTCTAGTGCACGATGATATTATGGATGATGCACCCTTGAGACGCGGGGAAGAAACGGTGCACGAGAAGTGGGATATTAATACAGGTATTCTTTCTGGTGATGCAATGCTTATACGTGCATACCAGCTTTTTGAAAATTATGAGGGAGCCACCTTTAAGGAGCTGGCAAAACTGTTTTCAAAAACAGCAATAGAGGTTTGTGAGGGACAACAGTATGATGTAGATTTTGAGACGCGTGACGATGTGACCATCCCAGAATATATGAAGATGATTGAGTATAAAACCGCTGTTCTCGTAGGTGCTGCACTTAAAATGGGAGCTATTGTAGCTGGCGCATCAAAGAGTTGTCAAGAAGGTATTTATAACTACGGCCGTGATCTTGGACTGGCTTTTCAACTACAAGATGATTATTTAGATGCCTTTGGCGATCCAGAGAGTTTTGGAAAGCAAGTAGGTGGTGATATTATAGAAAACAAAAAAACATTTTTATACCTCACTGCACTTGCAAATTCTAACAAGGATGATGCACAACAGCTAGAGCACTTTTTCTCTATCTCACCGGCAGATCCTACAGATAAAATAGAGACGGTAAAGCAACAATTTCTCGACTCAGGAGCCGCAAAAGCAACCGAAGAAGAAATAGCTAAGTATACTCAAAAGGCGTTTACCGCACTTGATAATGTAGACATATCAGAAGATAAAAAGGAAACGCTTAGGCTTTTTGGGCAAGGGCTTATGAAGCGCACATACTAG
- a CDS encoding TetR/AcrR family transcriptional regulator, translating to MKEQLLKTATELFLNQGFKSITMDDIAREMGMSKKTVYSYYANKEAIVSACALDMFNSVCGGIDGILDEELNPIEELYDIKKYVLEHINGERTSSMYQLQKYYPKIHQTLRKSQYDYMQSCVTRNVLRGIEQGLFISEISVPFVVNIYFTGMTGIKDETIFPRSAFPVGDLHDMYLEYHIRGIVTPKGRKILNKLIKSNHN from the coding sequence ATGAAAGAACAATTATTAAAAACCGCCACCGAACTATTTTTAAATCAAGGATTTAAGAGCATTACTATGGATGATATTGCCCGTGAGATGGGAATGTCTAAAAAGACGGTGTACAGTTATTATGCTAATAAGGAGGCTATTGTCTCTGCCTGCGCACTTGATATGTTTAATTCTGTCTGTGGGGGTATAGATGGGATACTTGATGAAGAATTAAATCCTATTGAAGAGTTATACGACATAAAGAAATATGTACTTGAGCATATAAACGGAGAGCGTACTTCTTCTATGTATCAACTTCAAAAATATTACCCTAAGATACACCAGACCCTTAGAAAGAGTCAGTACGACTATATGCAGAGCTGTGTGACTAGAAATGTGCTTAGAGGTATAGAGCAAGGACTTTTTATTAGTGAAATAAGTGTGCCGTTTGTGGTAAACATTTACTTCACCGGTATGACGGGTATTAAAGATGAGACGATTTTCCCTAGATCTGCTTTTCCTGTAGGAGACTTACACGATATGTATCTAGAGTATCACATACGCGGTATTGTAACCCCTAAGGGTAGAAAAATTTTAAATAAACTTATTAAATCTAACCATAACTAA